A portion of the Nakamurella flava genome contains these proteins:
- a CDS encoding HpcH/HpaI aldolase/citrate lyase family protein, with product MSATSPVARTLLFVPGDRPALFAKALTSGVDAIVLDLEDAVAFDAKPAARDAVGEFLRSRSREIPTGPQVWVRVNAVGSDEGFRDVAALADVLTHVRVPKVETPDQIDALAGELPHLVATLPAIESAAGLLAAPQIARHPLVTRLGLGGVDLCRDLGCADTALGLALPRATLVVASRAAGLPGPVNSVWTRLDDADGLVAHAQAAKDLGFAGQSLLSPRQLSPVRSVFGVSEDERAWATEVLAAFTAAGEAATRTPSGHFVDLPVAQRAQRLLAEVG from the coding sequence GTGAGTGCAACCTCGCCTGTCGCGCGCACGCTGCTGTTCGTCCCCGGTGACCGGCCCGCCCTGTTCGCCAAGGCCCTGACCAGCGGGGTCGACGCGATCGTCCTCGACCTGGAGGACGCCGTCGCATTCGACGCCAAACCGGCCGCCCGCGACGCGGTCGGTGAGTTCCTCCGCTCCCGCTCCCGGGAGATCCCGACCGGGCCGCAGGTGTGGGTCCGGGTCAACGCGGTCGGCTCGGACGAGGGGTTCAGGGACGTCGCCGCCCTGGCCGACGTGCTGACCCACGTCCGGGTGCCCAAGGTCGAAACCCCCGACCAGATCGACGCTCTGGCCGGTGAACTCCCGCATCTGGTCGCCACCCTGCCGGCCATCGAGTCGGCGGCCGGCCTGCTGGCCGCCCCGCAGATCGCCCGGCACCCACTGGTCACGCGACTAGGACTGGGCGGAGTCGACCTGTGCAGGGATCTCGGTTGCGCGGATACTGCTCTCGGTCTCGCCCTCCCCCGGGCCACCCTGGTGGTGGCGTCCCGGGCCGCCGGCCTGCCCGGGCCGGTGAACAGCGTGTGGACCCGACTGGACGACGCCGACGGCCTGGTCGCCCACGCCCAGGCGGCCAAGGACCTCGGTTTCGCCGGGCAGTCCCTGCTCAGCCCCCGGCAGCTCAGCCCGGTCCGCTCGGTCTTCGGCGTCAGCGAGGACGAGCGGGCCTGGGCCACCGAGGTTCTCGCCGCCTTCACCGCCGCCGGCGAGGCCGCCACCCGCACCCCGTCCGGCCACTTCGTCGACCTGCCGGTCGCGCAGCGGGCCCAGCGCCTCCTGGCCGAAGTGGGCTGA
- a CDS encoding TetR/AcrR family transcriptional regulator, giving the protein MPDPTSPRDETRIRIVTVAAELLERGGAAALTTRAVAQAAGVQAPTIYRLFGDKDGLLEAVAEHVMGAYVAGKAATVAAAVAAGVDPVEELRTAWFTQIRFGIEHPELHALMSDPERGRRSAAAQAGWQVLRERVVRVAAAGRLRVPVDRAIDMIGAAGNGAVLATLFRPPAERDPGLPAAMWEAVAAQILVAAADEGRSDGGALVAAISLRAAASELPALSDGERAVLVEWLDRVAIALATPPAS; this is encoded by the coding sequence GTGCCTGATCCGACCAGTCCCCGGGACGAGACCCGCATCCGCATCGTGACGGTCGCCGCCGAGCTGCTGGAGCGGGGCGGTGCCGCCGCGCTGACCACCCGGGCGGTGGCCCAGGCCGCCGGCGTGCAGGCGCCGACCATCTACCGGTTGTTCGGGGACAAGGACGGTTTGCTCGAAGCGGTGGCCGAGCACGTGATGGGCGCCTACGTCGCGGGCAAAGCAGCCACGGTCGCCGCGGCGGTCGCGGCCGGCGTAGACCCGGTGGAGGAGCTTCGCACCGCCTGGTTCACGCAGATCCGCTTCGGGATCGAGCATCCCGAGCTCCACGCCCTGATGAGCGATCCGGAACGGGGACGGCGTTCGGCCGCCGCTCAAGCGGGGTGGCAGGTGCTGCGGGAGCGGGTGGTGCGGGTGGCCGCCGCCGGACGGTTGCGGGTGCCCGTCGACCGGGCGATCGACATGATCGGCGCGGCCGGCAACGGCGCGGTGCTGGCCACGCTGTTCCGCCCGCCGGCCGAGCGGGATCCGGGGCTGCCGGCGGCGATGTGGGAGGCGGTGGCGGCGCAGATCCTCGTCGCAGCAGCCGATGAGGGACGGTCCGACGGGGGAGCGTTGGTGGCAGCGATCTCCCTACGGGCGGCCGCATCCGAGCTCCCGGCCCTGAGCGACGGGGAGCGGGCGGTGCTGGTCGAGTGGCTGGATCGGGTGGCCATCGCCCTGGCCACGCCGCCCGCCTCCTGA
- a CDS encoding glucose 1-dehydrogenase yields MSDQQIDQYTMQDPTTLYADRKPDEQYLEGAGTDAELARNVPADHGEQSYRGSGRLAGRKALVTGGDSGIGAAVAIAFAREGADVAISYLAEEEQDAQRIVGLIEDAGRKAVALPGDITSRHWCEELVAKAVAGLGGLDILVNNAGKQQNVDSITDLDDDEFDETFKTNVYATYRITKAAVPHLPPGSTIINTTSIQAYAPSPNLVHYAATKATVNNLAKGLAAQLAPKGIRVNAVAPGPIWTPLQPAGGQAPEDLPSAGEQTYLGRWGQPAELAPAFVFLASGESSYVVGATLHVDGGMPTP; encoded by the coding sequence ATGAGCGACCAGCAGATCGACCAGTACACGATGCAGGACCCGACCACCCTCTACGCCGACCGCAAGCCGGACGAGCAGTACCTGGAGGGCGCCGGGACGGACGCCGAACTCGCCCGGAACGTCCCCGCCGACCACGGCGAGCAGTCCTACCGGGGCTCGGGTCGACTGGCCGGACGTAAGGCCCTGGTGACCGGCGGCGACTCCGGCATCGGCGCGGCCGTGGCCATCGCCTTCGCCCGGGAGGGCGCCGACGTCGCCATCTCCTACCTGGCCGAGGAGGAGCAGGACGCGCAGCGCATCGTCGGCCTGATCGAGGACGCCGGGCGAAAGGCGGTGGCCCTGCCCGGCGACATCACGTCGCGCCACTGGTGCGAGGAGCTGGTGGCCAAGGCCGTCGCCGGCCTGGGCGGTCTGGACATCCTGGTCAACAACGCCGGCAAGCAGCAGAACGTCGACTCGATCACCGATCTGGACGACGACGAGTTCGACGAGACGTTCAAGACCAACGTCTACGCGACCTACCGCATCACCAAGGCGGCGGTCCCCCACCTGCCGCCGGGCTCGACGATCATCAACACCACCTCGATCCAGGCGTACGCACCGTCGCCGAACCTGGTGCACTACGCCGCGACCAAGGCCACCGTGAACAACCTGGCCAAGGGTCTGGCCGCGCAGCTGGCGCCGAAGGGCATCCGGGTCAATGCCGTCGCCCCGGGTCCGATCTGGACGCCGCTGCAGCCGGCCGGCGGGCAGGCACCCGAGGACCTGCCGTCGGCCGGCGAGCAGACCTATCTCGGGCGCTGGGGGCAGCCGGCCGAACTCGCCCCGGCGTTCGTCTTCCTGGCCAGCGGTGAGTCCTCGTACGTGGTGGGAGCCACGCTGCACGTCGACGGCGGGATGCCGACGCCCTGA
- a CDS encoding maleylpyruvate isomerase family mycothiol-dependent enzyme, translating into MKPESLLAQITDDADLMVAAAQRAGWDARVPGLEWDVRTVVTHTGAVHRWSADVVRRALPTNETGGSSAFWPDGLPDAELPGWIRDGAHALTTLLGQVTDGLACFTFLPGVPPRRFWIHRQAHETAVHRLDVELAGGGPVTAFAPQFAQDGLTELVGGFATEPGFATSRPGRLLLACTDGPSWLVEFGGERTRTTGDVPADTKADAVVGGDSDALYRWVWNRPSPAAVESGDPGTLASWRAVRIL; encoded by the coding sequence ATGAAGCCCGAGTCCCTGCTCGCCCAGATCACCGACGACGCCGACCTGATGGTCGCCGCCGCCCAGCGAGCCGGGTGGGATGCGCGGGTGCCCGGCCTGGAGTGGGACGTCCGCACGGTGGTCACCCACACCGGCGCGGTGCACCGGTGGTCGGCCGACGTCGTGCGCCGAGCCCTGCCCACCAACGAGACCGGTGGCAGCAGTGCGTTCTGGCCCGACGGCCTGCCGGACGCCGAGCTGCCGGGCTGGATCCGGGACGGCGCGCACGCACTGACGACACTGCTGGGCCAGGTCACCGACGGTCTGGCCTGCTTCACGTTCCTGCCCGGGGTGCCGCCGCGCCGGTTCTGGATCCACCGCCAGGCCCACGAGACCGCCGTCCACCGGCTCGATGTCGAGCTGGCGGGCGGCGGTCCGGTCACTGCGTTCGCCCCGCAGTTCGCGCAGGACGGGTTGACCGAGCTGGTCGGTGGGTTCGCCACCGAACCCGGCTTCGCGACGTCCCGGCCCGGGAGGTTGCTGCTGGCCTGCACCGACGGCCCGTCCTGGCTCGTCGAGTTCGGCGGCGAGCGGACCCGGACGACGGGAGACGTCCCGGCCGACACGAAGGCCGACGCCGTGGTCGGCGGGGACAGCGACGCCCTCTACCGCTGGGTCTGGAACCGGCCGTCGCCGGCGGCGGTCGAGTCCGGGGATCCGGGCACTCTCGCGAGCTGGCGGGCGGTCCGGATCCTGTGA
- a CDS encoding NAD(P)H-binding protein, with the protein MIVVTGATGALNGATVDHLLTRVPPAGIVVTSREPAAAQRFRDRGVQVRRADYGDPASLPAAFAGADQLLLVSSNDPHADAVTLHRTAIDAAVAAGVGRILYTSHQGAAADSPFAPARDHAATEGLLAASGLPWTSLRNGFYAHSLAWLAGPWRETGVIEIPLDGPVSWTAREDAAEAAAVILAAGTGYDGPVTLTAPAAPTFADLAAAATESAGRPVRVKTIGADAWVAGQIAAGRPEGMAHFTLGMFQAAAAGYFAGTDPLLGQLLGREPRWAGSALVRA; encoded by the coding sequence ATGATCGTCGTCACCGGAGCCACCGGCGCCCTCAACGGGGCCACCGTCGACCACCTGCTCACGCGCGTCCCGCCCGCCGGGATCGTCGTCACCAGCCGCGAACCTGCGGCGGCACAACGATTTCGCGACCGGGGCGTGCAGGTGCGCCGGGCCGACTACGGCGATCCGGCCTCGCTGCCCGCAGCATTCGCCGGCGCGGACCAACTCCTGCTGGTCTCGTCCAACGACCCGCATGCCGACGCCGTCACTCTGCACCGCACCGCGATCGACGCGGCCGTGGCCGCCGGAGTCGGCCGCATCCTCTACACCAGCCATCAGGGCGCCGCGGCGGACAGCCCGTTCGCCCCCGCCCGTGACCACGCCGCCACCGAGGGCCTGCTGGCCGCATCGGGGCTGCCCTGGACGTCGCTGCGCAATGGCTTCTACGCGCACAGCCTCGCCTGGCTGGCGGGGCCCTGGCGGGAGACCGGCGTCATCGAGATCCCGCTGGACGGGCCGGTCTCGTGGACGGCACGGGAGGACGCCGCCGAGGCGGCCGCCGTCATCCTCGCCGCCGGGACCGGCTACGACGGACCGGTCACCCTCACCGCGCCGGCGGCACCCACCTTCGCCGATCTCGCCGCCGCCGCCACCGAGAGCGCGGGCCGGCCCGTCCGGGTCAAGACCATCGGTGCCGACGCCTGGGTCGCCGGACAGATCGCCGCCGGCCGGCCGGAGGGCATGGCGCACTTCACCCTCGGGATGTTCCAGGCGGCGGCGGCCGGCTACTTCGCCGGGACCGACCCCCTGCTCGGACAGCTCCTCGGCCGCGAGCCCCGGTGGGCCGGATCGGCCCTCGTCCGGGCGTGA
- a CDS encoding xylulokinase gives MSEPAVPQAISDGTAVLGIELGSTRIKAVLIDEHHTPLAVGSHSWENQFVDRLWTYSLDAVWTGLQECYADLVADVRNRYGVAVTSLGGLGVSAMMHGYLAFDDAGELLVPFRTWRNTNTGAAVEKLSPLFGHNIPHRWSIAHLYQAVLDGEEHVGRIAHVNTLAGYVHWKLTGEQVLGIGDASGMFPIDIASGTYNATMVGQFDDLVSGTALSHSLTDLLPAIRRAGEPAGTLTEQGARLLDPTGSLAAGTPVCPPEGDAGTGMVATNAVAPRTGNVSAGTSIFAMVVLENELSRVHDELDLVTTPAGDLVAMAHCNNGASELNAWAGVFAEFAAAAGASVDTSAVFETLFHAALDGDADGGGLMAFNYLSGEPITGLEEGRPLYFRTPDSTLSLANFMRTQLYSALATLRLGMNVLTRDEGVGLDSMFAHGGLFTTKGVAQRFLAAAIDAPVSVGETASEGGPWGMAVLAAYAVRHGENQSLADYLATSVFADAQVDEVKPDPADVAGFDAFMDRYVAALPVQRTAVQAS, from the coding sequence ATGAGTGAACCCGCAGTGCCGCAGGCGATCTCCGACGGCACGGCCGTCCTGGGCATCGAGCTCGGATCGACCCGCATCAAGGCGGTGCTCATCGACGAACACCACACCCCGCTGGCGGTGGGCAGCCACAGCTGGGAGAACCAGTTCGTCGACCGGCTCTGGACCTACTCGCTGGACGCGGTGTGGACCGGCCTGCAGGAGTGCTATGCCGATCTGGTCGCCGATGTGCGCAACCGGTACGGCGTCGCGGTGACCTCGCTGGGCGGCCTGGGCGTCTCGGCGATGATGCACGGCTACCTCGCGTTCGACGACGCCGGCGAGCTGCTGGTGCCGTTCCGCACCTGGCGCAACACCAACACCGGCGCGGCGGTGGAGAAGCTGAGCCCGCTGTTCGGGCACAACATCCCGCACCGCTGGAGCATCGCCCACCTGTACCAGGCGGTACTGGACGGCGAGGAGCACGTCGGCCGGATCGCCCACGTCAACACCCTGGCCGGGTACGTGCACTGGAAGCTGACCGGTGAGCAGGTGCTCGGCATCGGTGACGCCAGCGGCATGTTCCCGATCGACATCGCCAGCGGCACCTACAACGCGACGATGGTCGGCCAGTTCGACGATCTGGTCTCCGGAACGGCCCTGTCACACAGCCTGACCGATCTGCTGCCGGCCATCCGGCGGGCCGGGGAGCCGGCCGGGACGCTCACCGAGCAGGGTGCCCGGTTGCTCGACCCGACCGGGTCGCTGGCCGCCGGCACCCCGGTCTGTCCGCCCGAGGGCGACGCCGGGACCGGCATGGTCGCCACCAACGCGGTCGCGCCGCGCACCGGCAACGTCAGCGCGGGGACCTCGATCTTCGCGATGGTCGTGCTGGAGAACGAGCTGAGCCGGGTGCACGACGAACTGGACCTGGTCACCACCCCGGCCGGCGACCTCGTCGCCATGGCCCACTGCAACAACGGGGCCAGCGAGCTGAACGCGTGGGCCGGCGTGTTTGCCGAGTTCGCCGCCGCGGCTGGTGCCTCGGTCGACACCTCCGCCGTCTTCGAGACCCTGTTCCACGCGGCGCTGGACGGCGACGCCGACGGCGGCGGCTTGATGGCCTTCAACTACCTGTCCGGCGAGCCCATCACCGGACTGGAGGAGGGGCGCCCGCTGTACTTCCGCACCCCCGACAGCACGCTGTCGCTGGCCAACTTCATGCGCACCCAGCTCTACTCGGCGCTGGCCACGCTGCGGCTCGGGATGAACGTGCTGACCCGGGACGAGGGTGTCGGCCTGGACTCGATGTTCGCGCACGGCGGCCTGTTCACCACCAAGGGCGTGGCCCAGCGTTTCCTGGCCGCGGCCATCGACGCCCCGGTGTCGGTCGGCGAGACCGCCTCCGAGGGCGGCCCCTGGGGCATGGCCGTGCTCGCCGCCTACGCCGTGCGCCACGGCGAGAACCAGTCGCTGGCCGACTACCTGGCCACGTCCGTCTTCGCCGACGCGCAGGTCGACGAGGTCAAGCCGGACCCGGCCGACGTGGCCGGCTTCGACGCCTTCATGGATCGCTACGTGGCCGCGCTGCCCGTCCAGCGGACGGCGGTCCAGGCCAGCTGA
- a CDS encoding CaiB/BaiF CoA transferase family protein, whose translation MTHPSATESPDSTADFERSERRPRGPLTGFRVLDAATVYAGPLAATMLGDFGADVIKLEHPEGDSARTHGWSKNGIGLWWKTLGRNKRTVTAKLSTDEGRELFLELVRTADVLIENFRPGVFEKWGLGPDVLHEINPGLIVLRVTGFGQGGPAAQRRAFGTLIEAMSGLAHMTGEPDGPPTLPPFGLADGTAALAGAYAATLALLHRERGGKGQVIDLSLLEPLLLVLGPGPTVFDQLGEVPGRHGNRSPNNSPRNTYLTADGSWVAVSTSSLSVAQRVLRLVGHPEVVDEPWFQNAGERVQHADDLDAWVGGWIGERPLSVVVSEFERVGAALAPIYTVEDLMNDPHVIERDIITTIDDEDLGPLRMQNVMFRMSETPGGIAYGGRALGADNEEIYVKELGRSVDEIHRLREEGTL comes from the coding sequence ATGACCCACCCGTCGGCCACCGAGAGCCCCGACAGCACTGCCGATTTCGAGAGGTCCGAGCGTCGCCCCCGCGGACCGCTGACCGGCTTCCGCGTCCTGGACGCGGCCACCGTCTACGCCGGGCCGCTGGCCGCCACCATGCTGGGCGACTTCGGGGCCGACGTCATCAAACTCGAGCACCCGGAGGGTGACTCGGCCCGCACCCACGGCTGGAGCAAGAACGGCATCGGGCTGTGGTGGAAGACGTTGGGCCGCAACAAGCGCACCGTGACTGCGAAGCTGTCGACCGACGAGGGGCGCGAACTGTTCCTGGAGCTGGTCCGCACCGCCGATGTGCTGATCGAGAACTTCCGCCCCGGCGTGTTCGAGAAGTGGGGCCTGGGGCCCGATGTGCTGCACGAGATCAACCCCGGCCTGATCGTCCTGCGGGTCACCGGGTTCGGGCAGGGCGGTCCGGCCGCCCAGCGCCGCGCGTTCGGCACCCTCATCGAGGCGATGAGCGGGCTGGCCCACATGACCGGCGAACCCGACGGACCGCCGACCCTCCCGCCGTTCGGCCTGGCCGACGGGACCGCCGCGCTCGCCGGCGCCTACGCCGCCACCCTGGCCCTGCTGCACCGCGAGCGCGGCGGTAAGGGCCAGGTCATCGACCTCTCGCTGCTCGAGCCGCTGCTGCTGGTCCTCGGGCCCGGACCGACGGTCTTCGACCAGCTCGGCGAGGTCCCCGGCCGGCACGGCAACCGCTCTCCCAACAACTCCCCGCGGAACACCTACCTGACCGCGGACGGCAGCTGGGTGGCAGTGTCGACGTCCTCATTGTCGGTCGCGCAGCGGGTGCTGCGGTTGGTCGGTCATCCGGAGGTGGTGGACGAACCGTGGTTCCAGAACGCCGGCGAGCGGGTGCAGCACGCCGACGACCTCGACGCCTGGGTCGGCGGATGGATCGGCGAACGCCCACTGTCCGTGGTGGTCAGCGAGTTCGAGCGGGTCGGGGCCGCGTTGGCGCCGATCTACACGGTCGAGGATCTGATGAACGACCCGCACGTCATCGAGCGGGACATCATCACCACCATCGACGACGAGGACCTCGGTCCGCTCAGGATGCAGAACGTCATGTTCCGGATGTCCGAGACGCCGGGCGGAATCGCCTACGGCGGACGGGCTCTCGGCGCGGACAACGAGGAGATCTACGTCAAGGAACTCGGCCGCTCGGTCGACGAGATCCACCGTCTGCGGGAAGAAGGAACGCTGTGA
- the aqpZ gene encoding aquaporin Z yields MKLGNRLAAEFIGTFWLVFMGCGAAVLAAKVDGEPGVGIGYLGVALAFGLAVLTMAYAVGHISGGHFNPAVTVGLWLGRRFAAKDVAPYVLTQVVGAVVAAGLLSVVARGRNGFETPSGPGAFATNGFGSNSPGGFSLLSGLIVEVLLTALFVFVILSVTDTRAEKGFGPLAIGFTLTVILLVAIPVTNGSVNPARSTGPALFAGGESLSQLWLFWLAPLLGAAVAGLSYRFVTGAVGAAEPELTRR; encoded by the coding sequence GTGAAACTAGGAAACCGTCTGGCCGCCGAGTTCATCGGAACGTTCTGGCTGGTGTTCATGGGCTGTGGTGCGGCCGTCCTCGCGGCCAAGGTGGACGGTGAACCCGGCGTCGGCATCGGCTATCTCGGGGTCGCGCTGGCCTTCGGTCTCGCCGTGCTGACCATGGCGTACGCGGTCGGGCACATCTCCGGCGGGCACTTCAACCCGGCCGTCACCGTCGGTCTCTGGCTGGGTCGTCGGTTCGCGGCCAAGGACGTCGCGCCGTACGTCCTCACCCAGGTGGTCGGGGCCGTCGTCGCGGCCGGACTGCTCTCCGTCGTGGCCCGCGGCCGGAACGGATTCGAGACGCCCAGCGGGCCGGGGGCTTTCGCGACCAACGGGTTTGGCAGCAATTCGCCGGGCGGCTTCTCGCTGCTGTCCGGACTGATCGTCGAGGTGCTGCTCACCGCGCTGTTCGTCTTCGTCATCCTCTCGGTCACGGACACCCGTGCGGAAAAGGGTTTCGGGCCGCTGGCCATCGGCTTCACCCTGACGGTGATCCTCCTCGTCGCCATCCCGGTCACCAACGGGTCGGTGAACCCGGCCCGGTCGACCGGTCCCGCGCTGTTCGCCGGCGGCGAGAGTCTGTCGCAGCTGTGGCTTTTCTGGTTGGCGCCGCTGCTGGGTGCGGCCGTCGCCGGCCTGTCGTACCGGTTCGTCACCGGGGCCGTCGGGGCTGCGGAACCGGAGCTCACCCGCCGCTGA
- a CDS encoding WhiB family transcriptional regulator, whose protein sequence is MERPRPVAVAWEWQLQAACRGMDVEVFFHPDRERNPYRAQRISQAKQICGECPVIAQCRAHALSVCESFGVWGGLSEDERAGILGVRSLLYPGQARTPAAG, encoded by the coding sequence ATGGAACGTCCGCGACCAGTGGCGGTCGCCTGGGAGTGGCAGCTGCAGGCGGCCTGTCGGGGCATGGACGTCGAGGTGTTCTTCCACCCCGATCGGGAACGCAATCCGTATCGCGCGCAACGTATCTCGCAGGCCAAGCAGATCTGCGGCGAGTGCCCGGTCATCGCCCAGTGCCGCGCCCACGCGCTGTCCGTCTGCGAATCCTTCGGGGTGTGGGGCGGGCTGTCCGAGGACGAGCGGGCCGGCATCCTCGGGGTCCGATCCCTGCTCTACCCCGGCCAGGCCCGGACCCCGGCGGCCGGCTGA
- a CDS encoding CitMHS family transporter produces the protein MLIFLGFAMIAVFMYLILAKKLTPAVALIIVPLGFGLIALATGVADDIEGGLPGAITKAIKDFAPTAALLFFAIIYFGLMIDVGLFDPLIRFILRVTGNNPVKVVIGTAVLAGLVSLDGDGSTTFIITVSALLPIYRRLGLSPVVLTVVANLANGVLNIVPWGGPTVRAATVLNVSPGELFNPMVPGMIAAMAVVIVLAWQLGRSERKRLARKGHSLEIVAEELSLVGAVAGPDTGTVSTGGGTDVPRSATGGNDLPDLPADDDTPNLDPNRPTLRPKLIWFNFGLTIALLVALGLDKLPLSLVFMTAAALALMVNFPKPQDQSDRIKAHAGSIVAVVSMVFAAAVLVGVLSATGMVEQMATFIVNAVPEPLGPYFAVITGVLSMPLTFFMSNDAFYFGVLPILNEAAAHFGIAPVEMARASIIGQTVHMTSPLVPAMLLLISLAKVDLADHHKKVIWRAVVCSLTMLAVSLAIGVIPFHA, from the coding sequence ATGCTCATCTTCCTCGGCTTTGCCATGATCGCCGTGTTCATGTATTTGATCCTGGCCAAGAAGCTGACGCCGGCCGTCGCCCTGATCATCGTCCCGCTCGGCTTCGGCCTGATCGCCCTGGCCACCGGGGTTGCGGACGACATCGAGGGCGGCCTGCCCGGTGCCATCACCAAAGCCATCAAGGACTTCGCGCCGACCGCGGCGCTGTTGTTCTTCGCCATCATCTACTTCGGTCTGATGATCGACGTGGGTCTTTTCGATCCGCTGATCCGCTTCATTCTCCGGGTCACCGGCAACAATCCCGTCAAGGTCGTCATCGGCACCGCGGTGCTGGCCGGCCTGGTCTCCCTCGACGGCGACGGCTCGACGACCTTCATCATCACCGTGTCCGCTCTGCTGCCGATCTACCGCCGGCTGGGTCTGAGCCCGGTCGTGCTGACCGTGGTCGCCAACCTGGCCAACGGCGTGCTGAACATCGTCCCCTGGGGCGGGCCGACGGTCCGCGCCGCGACCGTCCTGAACGTCTCGCCCGGTGAGCTGTTCAACCCGATGGTCCCCGGCATGATCGCCGCGATGGCGGTCGTCATCGTCCTCGCCTGGCAGCTCGGCCGGTCGGAGCGCAAGCGGCTGGCCCGCAAGGGGCACTCGCTGGAGATCGTCGCCGAGGAGCTCTCCCTGGTCGGCGCGGTGGCCGGCCCCGACACCGGCACCGTGAGCACCGGCGGCGGCACCGACGTCCCCCGTTCCGCGACCGGTGGCAACGACCTGCCCGACCTGCCGGCCGACGACGACACCCCCAACCTGGACCCGAACCGGCCGACCCTGCGACCGAAGCTGATCTGGTTCAACTTCGGCCTCACGATCGCCCTGCTGGTGGCCCTGGGCCTGGACAAGCTCCCGCTGTCCCTGGTCTTCATGACCGCCGCCGCGCTGGCCCTGATGGTCAACTTCCCCAAGCCGCAGGACCAGAGCGATCGCATCAAGGCGCACGCCGGGTCGATCGTCGCGGTCGTGTCCATGGTCTTCGCCGCCGCCGTCCTGGTCGGGGTGCTGTCCGCCACCGGCATGGTCGAGCAGATGGCGACGTTCATCGTCAACGCGGTGCCCGAGCCGCTCGGTCCGTACTTCGCCGTCATCACCGGTGTGCTGTCGATGCCGCTGACCTTCTTCATGAGCAACGACGCCTTCTACTTCGGTGTCCTGCCCATCCTCAACGAGGCGGCCGCGCACTTCGGGATCGCCCCGGTCGAGATGGCCCGGGCTTCGATCATCGGGCAGACGGTCCACATGACCAGCCCGCTGGTCCCAGCCATGCTGCTGCTCATCTCGCTGGCCAAGGTCGACCTGGCCGACCATCACAAGAAGGTGATCTGGCGGGCCGTCGTCTGCTCGCTGACCATGCTGGCCGTCTCGCTGGCCATCGGCGTCATCCCCTTCCACGCCTGA